The Celeribacter marinus genome window below encodes:
- the nusB gene encoding transcription antitermination factor NusB, translating into MTDKKTPSKRDMKSAARLYAVQALFQMEASDETVDKVRRQFYDHFFGLETVEEGTFIEGDVDHFHMITETAVNEQAKIDQMTDRALVAKWPIGRIDSTMRALFRAAGGELIAEQTPPKVVIVEFVDVAKAFYPGGKESKFVNAVLDHMARECQPDAFKPKV; encoded by the coding sequence ATGACCGATAAAAAGACACCTTCGAAACGCGATATGAAATCTGCGGCCCGCCTCTATGCGGTGCAGGCCCTATTTCAAATGGAAGCGTCCGACGAGACGGTCGATAAGGTTCGCCGTCAGTTTTATGATCACTTCTTTGGTCTGGAAACAGTCGAAGAGGGCACATTCATCGAGGGCGATGTGGATCATTTCCACATGATCACCGAGACGGCTGTGAATGAACAAGCCAAGATTGACCAAATGACGGACCGTGCGTTGGTTGCCAAATGGCCGATCGGACGTATTGATAGCACCATGCGCGCGCTGTTTCGGGCCGCAGGTGGTGAGTTGATTGCCGAACAGACGCCACCCAAAGTGGTGATTGTAGAGTTTGTGGACGTGGCCAAGGCGTTTTATCCGGGTGGCAAAGAGTCCAAATTCGTCAATGCTGTTTTGGATCACATGGCACGTGAATGCCAGCCAGACGCGTTCAAGCCAAAGGTCTGA